The Lactobacillus sp. CBA3605 genome contains a region encoding:
- a CDS encoding Cof-type HAD-IIB family hydrolase, whose amino-acid sequence MYDLIATDMDGTFLRADMTYDEAKFAKLYQRLQQQHIQFVVASGNQYFQLRSFFEAYPDIIYLAENGAYIRDANKTYAVHAFKTATVTTILAQLTKIPELHILVCGAKSAYALSSYDAQYVDNMRQYYHHLAVVDDFATIDDQVLKIALSCPPEKTTAIVDLLRPMLARLAEPTSSGHGDIDLIQPGLNKAAGLKELGQQLNIDLSAMVAFGDGGNDLEMLREVGLGVAMQNAQSAVTAVADQQTTTNQEQGVLSFIDGLTR is encoded by the coding sequence ATGTATGACTTAATCGCAACAGATATGGATGGTACTTTTTTACGAGCTGATATGACCTATGACGAAGCCAAATTTGCTAAACTCTATCAACGGTTACAGCAACAACATATTCAGTTCGTTGTCGCTAGTGGTAATCAGTATTTTCAACTCCGGTCATTTTTTGAAGCTTATCCAGATATTATTTACTTAGCCGAAAATGGGGCCTACATTCGTGATGCCAACAAAACGTATGCTGTTCACGCTTTTAAAACCGCTACCGTCACAACAATATTAGCTCAGCTTACTAAAATTCCAGAGTTGCATATTTTGGTTTGCGGCGCAAAAAGTGCGTATGCCCTCAGTAGCTATGATGCCCAATACGTTGATAATATGCGGCAATACTACCATCACTTAGCTGTCGTCGATGATTTTGCGACGATTGATGATCAGGTGCTAAAGATTGCCCTAAGCTGCCCACCTGAAAAAACAACTGCCATCGTAGACTTATTGCGCCCAATGTTAGCCAGACTCGCTGAACCAACCAGTAGTGGTCATGGCGATATTGACTTAATCCAACCAGGTCTCAATAAAGCCGCCGGACTTAAAGAATTAGGCCAACAATTAAACATTGATTTAAGTGCTATGGTTGCCTTTGGTGATGGTGGTAATGATTTAGAAATGTTGCGTGAAGTTGGCTTAGGGGTCGCCATGCAAAATGCCCAATCCGCCGTCACAGCGGTGGCTGATCAGCAGACAACCACCAACCAGGAACAAGGGGTCCTCAGTTTTATTGACGGTCTAACTCGCTAA